The window GGGATAGCGGCGTAGAATGAGCTGCTTGACCGCGTCGGCATTACTGCATTGCAAAGCAGGGAGATCCAGGCGTGGCAGGATTCGCTTTCCGCGCTGGAGAACGTTTACCCGGAGGGAGACTTGGTTGTGTCCGTTCTCGTTTGTTGGGGCGGGGCATGGTTGCTGGGTGTGGTTGTATTGCTGGTCCGATGTCACTGGGGCGCCACCTTGTCGACCGGCGATGGTTTCGCGGATGATTCGGGAGACGTCACGGGTGATGCTACTGGCACTGTTGAGAGAGTTAGAGCTGTATGACAGAAGACTGGAAAAACAAATACTCACAATTCGTCGCGTGCGGGGACAGGACGCCCTCCACCAATCCTCCAAGGCAGATCAGATGTAGAGTTTGCGTGCACGATCCGGTCAACATTGTAGTTCTCGCACTGCGGCGAACAATGATAATCCCCATTGTGGACCGTCTGGTAGTGGCTGTCAACTGCCGCAACCACACCACGCCAATCCGGCTGTTGCAAACCCGACAGAGAACACAGATTGTCGAGTTCAAAGTCATGGTTGTAAAGGTCGTAGGCACGGCTGATCTCGTTCCAGTCTGTGGTGTATCCGTCCAACCAAAGATCCGCCAGTCCAGGATGCACGAGGGCCTGGGTGGAATCCATGGGCGGCTGCGAGTccgatggcggcggcatggcATGTCCCAGATCTTCCGGGCGATGAGTTTGACCATGCAGATGGAATTGCTGGTCAGGAGAGAAGCGGGGGCTCTGCTGGGTCGAAAGCCCCTCGTCCGTTCTGCGGCGTCGGCGGTCTTCCATGCCACCTCCCTTCCGAGTCTCGATAGCATATTGGCGCTGTCGTTCGTTGGTGACCATGCGTCTGAGCAATGGGATGACCAGAGCAATGATCTTTGCCTGGTGGTCTGGCCAAACATAAGTTCGAGGACCCATGTTTTCGTTGACAACATTCCTCCCAAAGAACTTCTCTCCGTTGCCTTCGCCTTCCAGGAAGTCGCGGACACACTCCAACAGCTTCAACTTCACCATCTCTGTGTCTCCCTTGCCCCGTTGGCCAACGCATTCGCGTCTGTCCGGATGCCGCTCGTCCAGCATGTATGCCTTCGCAGCAGCTTGAAGGTGCAAGAAGTTCTCCGGCGACAGCTCGAGTGAGGTGAAAAGGTTCGACATAGGCGGGCGCGTGTACTTCTTGTTGCTAGAAGGTTGGCGGAACAACGCCGCGGCAGAGTGAACCCCAACAGCGCGCGCGTCGGTGGAGGGAGTCGACATAGAGCGAATATCAAGACTGTCTCCGCCGTAGCCATGTGCATTTTGTTGCGAGGAATGCGAGTGCTGGTTTTGCGAGCCGCCAATGCCTGTCAGAGCAGGGTCGAGGGCATCTTCATTCCTCTTCCGCTTTTTCGTGGCCGTCCGCGTCAGCCCAGTATTGGAGGTCTCATTGTGCGCTCTCAGATGTCTTCCACCAGCCATGCCCGTCCCAAAATTCGGATCGCCAAAcccatcatcgccgaggTGCATGTCTCCACCATACCCATCCAGCTGATGATGTCCCGCTGCTCCCGCTGCGGCcgcgacagcagcagcagcggcccACTCGGAATTAGAGATGTCTTGgtcggcggcagcagtgGCCGCCTCCACTAAACCAGCGAGTTGATTATCAGTCGACGCATAGCCGTTGTTCGCCAGTTGCGCATTGGGATCGAGGTGAGACGAATTGGTCGTCGATTGTGTCGGGCCATTACTCGACGTGGTAGGCGGGTTTTGGCCGCTGGAGGACGTGGATGCCATATCTCCAAAAGTCGTGGAATCTTTAGATCTTTAGCGCGATAAAGTAGTGGAGAAGCTCAGCGAAGCTCCGCGGTGATGAGTCGCGTCGCAGGCTTGGTGCAGCAATTCGAGCGATGCTCCCACCGCTACACCCCAGAATGGGAGGAGATGTGGAAATCGCGACGAAGAGTTGATCTGACAAGGGCGGAGAATCAGAAACGCGATTCTGCCGATAAGAGCAACTTTCGCGATGCTCGTTTGGTTGTGACGGTGTTTGCGTGGTTTGAAGGAATGGCAGACAGTGCAAACCTTGCAGCGGTCATGTGATCAtggtgcctcaggcaacAATGTCACAGTGCCTCACAGTGCCTCACCCGCCCGGAATGGGGAGCCAGACCAACACGTTTTGAATAATTTAGTCGAAGAGCAAACATGAGTGGTGAGAAATTAGTTGCACCATGTCAATAAATTGGCTCAATAATGTTAATGTCACATCGAAACGATATATGTACTTGGCTATGCCAGCGAACATCGCAGTATACATCAGTCCTCGAACAGCAGAGAAAACATGAgggggatggaagaaagaaaaacgaaAGCATCAACGAGCGCATAATCCAAAACGCCAATATGTATCCATGGAAAATAGTCACAATATTCACACGGCCTTAGAAGCCATCGCCCTCCTTCCACGGCCTCCCGGCCTCCAGGGCACGGTCTTTGGGGTTCTTGCCACGCTCGATAGCTTCATCCCACATATCGTTGAGCTCTTTCTGCTTTTCCCTGTGGAGTTTGTACACGCCCGGCTCCTTCTTTTCCGGGGCTTCCACGGGCATGGAGTCATCAAGGTCGTTGTTTTCCTCCGCGATATCCAAATCGTTATTTAAGAATTCCAAGTTCATCACCCGGTCTCCGAGTTCCGCTACCTCTTTTTCCAGGTCTTGGTAGGCGCGGAACCCATCGTCGCTACCGAAACAGTAGCCGTAGCCGTCGCACATACAAATGTGTTCGTCCACACAGAGGACGGGCTTGCCGGTGAACACATACTGCCACATGTACTCCCACACGCGGCCGGCGATGTAGTCGCTGAAATCCGTCTGCAGCAGCCAGTCCCGATAAAAGATGAAGCGGGATTGGGGAATGGCGCGGATGCGTTCGCCGGACACGGCGAACTGGGCACAGCACGGCTGCGACAGCACCGAGGGAACCGGGTCGTCCGGGAAGATCTCGGCCCACGCGCGGGCCATGAGGACCTCTTCCTGCTTATTGCCGTCTTCGACCAAGGCGCCAGGATGCATCCAGTCCGGACAGCCGGGCCCAAACCCGCAGCGGGTATTCATATATCCCTCGCGGATCACGCGTGCCGGGTTGAGTCGCTTCAGCA of the Penicillium psychrofluorescens genome assembly, chromosome: 1 genome contains:
- a CDS encoding uncharacterized protein (ID:PFLUO_002034-T1.cds;~source:funannotate) translates to MASTSSSGQNPPTTSSNGPTQSTTNSSHLDPNAQLANNGYASTDNQLAGLVEAATAAADQDISNSEWAAAAAVAAAAGAAGHHQLDGYGGDMHLGDDGFGDPNFGTGMAGGRHLRAHNETSNTGLTRTATKKRKRNEDALDPALTGIGGSQNQHSHSSQQNAHGYGGDSLDIRSMSTPSTDARAVGVHSAAALFRQPSSNKKYTRPPMSNLFTSLELSPENFLHLQAAAKAYMLDERHPDRRECVGQRGKGDTEMVKLKLLECVRDFLEGEGNGEKFFGRNVVNENMGPRTYVWPDHQAKIIALVIPLLRRMVTNERQRQYAIETRKGGGMEDRRRRRTDEGLSTQQSPRFSPDQQFHLHGQTHRPEDLGHAMPPPSDSQPPMDSTQALVHPGLADLWLDGYTTDWNEISRAYDLYNHDFELDNLCSLSGLQQPDWRGVVAAVDSHYQTVHNGDYHCSPQCENYNVDRIVHANSTSDLPWRIGGGRPVPARDEFASSITRDVSRIIRETIAGRQGGAPVTSDQQYNHTQQPCPAPTNENGHNQVSLRVNVLQRGKRILPRLDLPALQCSNADAVKQLILRRYPGQIPGASFTDGSDAAAQDAIADWKLRVWLPNGLTPVQSERDWTIALLSADTVDWMDGELKLLIEIDGEFQQ
- a CDS encoding uncharacterized protein (ID:PFLUO_002035-T1.cds;~source:funannotate): MILSRRVVPLLGLCFFVAFFFTARQLSRPWGKMGQVVGMGDVIGQGGDFSQESRFGMSLNGTWNITMARPKAKEQKNLFAPHPHFEPGIPKPPGQEYTKIIVAPRTRYEDTSWMEEQLPEYGTAVYWVDDPTAVLHVPKNKGHEVMVYLTYIIDNYDNLPDIAVFVHAHQYAWHNDPIFQGDAVEMLKRLNPARVIREGYMNTRCGFGPGCPDWMHPGALVEDGNKQEEVLMARAWAEIFPDDPVPSVLSQPCCAQFAVSGERIRAIPQSRFIFYRDWLLQTDFSDYIAGRVWEYMWQYVFTGKPVLCVDEHICMCDGYGYCFGSDDGFRAYQDLEKEVAELGDRVMNLEFLNNDLDIAEENNDLDDSMPVEAPEKKEPGVYKLHREKQKELNDMWDEAIERGKNPKDRALEAGRPWKEGDGF